A part of Brettanomyces bruxellensis chromosome 3, complete sequence genomic DNA contains:
- a CDS encoding uncharacterized protein (BUSCO:EOG09265K4K) — translation MAGAQLRMYSAKRSIFEEGPRPPLLSREEQKEFEDSVKKAKIQMTIEEYNEKVGVKPSETSKSDPNLDATGPMTTKTIPEFEGNVNPKTGEVGGPKQDPTRHGDWSFNGRVTDF, via the coding sequence ATGGCTGGTGCTCAACTTCGAATGTATTCGGCAAAACGTTCTATTTTTGAGGAAGGGCCACGCCCACCGCTACTTTCAAGAGAAGAACAAAAGGAATTTGAAGATTCTGTAAAGAAGGCCAAAATCCAAATGACTATAGAAGAATACAACGAAAAAGTTGGAGTGAAGCCATCTGAGACGTCAAAAAGCGACCCAAACTTGGATGCTACTGGGCCGATGACTACCAAAACTATACCAGAATTCGAGGGTAATGTTAATCCTAAGACAGGGGAGGTAGGCGGTCCAAAGCAAGATCCGACAAGACATGGTGACTGGAGTTTTAATGGAAGGGTTACGGATTTTTAA